From Arcticibacter tournemirensis, one genomic window encodes:
- a CDS encoding low affinity iron permease family protein translates to MTKSDNQGFFDNIATTITSWTGSSFAFLTAAAIVIVWAVSGPFFNFSETWQLVINTGTTIITFLMVFIIQKSQNKDSKAVQLKLNELIAANRHTSNRMVDIEDLTEDELNNLRDFYKRLSDLAEEEDDIHQSHSIDAAEKLQRSKSRIRENRLNKKKQNQLCKKCIVKNSFFE, encoded by the coding sequence ATGACGAAATCAGACAACCAGGGCTTTTTTGATAATATTGCCACAACCATCACATCATGGACAGGCAGCTCTTTCGCTTTTCTGACGGCAGCCGCTATTGTTATCGTTTGGGCCGTGTCTGGTCCATTCTTTAATTTTTCAGAAACATGGCAACTGGTGATAAACACAGGAACCACAATCATCACGTTTCTTATGGTTTTTATTATCCAAAAATCACAGAACAAAGATTCAAAAGCGGTACAGCTTAAACTGAATGAATTGATTGCGGCGAACAGGCATACCAGTAACAGGATGGTCGATATAGAAGACCTCACGGAAGATGAACTGAATAACCTGCGTGACTTTTATAAAAGGCTTTCCGACCTTGCCGAAGAAGAAGACGATATTCATCAGTCGCATTCAATAGACGCAGCCGAAAAGCTGCAAAGGAGCAAGAGCAGAATCAGAGAAAACAGGCTCAACAAGAAAAAACAAAACCAGCTTTGTAAAAAATGTATTGTAAAAAATTCCTTTTTTGAATAG
- a CDS encoding M1 family metallopeptidase, producing MNSRIKLNRSVLSILLVFILGTGAAYSQVDVRHYRLNIFLSDTTDEIRGSADIEVRHLQASDSVVFDLTRRDHLGKGMFVSSVVTNKTKEPLRFSQTADKLIVYSSSKRGTSVQYTITYSGVPSDGLIISVNQFGQRTIFADNWPNRAHYWFPCIDHPSDKATVDFIVRAPSHYRIIANGIRKEERAAGNNETITRYEENTPIPTKVMVIGAAPFLVRNTGKVKGIPVSSWLFEGEKNVTAYDTAPFILTFFIRKIGPFSYKKLANVQSKTRFGGMENAGAIFYFEESPAYPGVESLVAHEIAHQWFGDAATEKDWSHVWLSEGFATYLSNVYLEDKYGPDSLRRLMTQQRNKVLKFEKKRFTPIIDHVQSDYMQILNANSYEKAAWVLHMLRREMGDAAFWKATRKYYKKYRNKNADTDDLLRIFEQVAGKDLDTFFNQWLYRAGNPKLTLNWRYRADSKNLILRVTQEQPELYQLPFEFSIPGEPGLRSVLLKDRVTTVEVPVASVPASVIPDPNVNLMAEIKEDPQR from the coding sequence ATGAACAGTAGAATAAAGCTAAACCGATCGGTACTAAGTATATTGCTTGTTTTTATTTTAGGAACCGGTGCGGCCTACAGTCAGGTTGATGTACGTCATTACCGTTTAAATATTTTCCTCAGTGATACAACCGATGAGATCAGGGGATCTGCCGATATTGAAGTGAGGCATTTGCAAGCTTCCGATTCTGTGGTATTTGATCTTACCCGGCGTGATCATTTAGGGAAGGGAATGTTTGTTAGCAGTGTAGTTACAAATAAAACGAAAGAGCCGCTGAGGTTTAGTCAGACTGCTGATAAACTTATTGTATACTCATCATCGAAGAGGGGGACGTCGGTACAATATACAATTACTTATTCGGGCGTGCCTTCAGACGGACTGATCATCTCCGTTAATCAATTCGGCCAGCGTACTATCTTTGCAGATAACTGGCCTAACCGCGCTCATTACTGGTTCCCCTGTATTGATCATCCATCCGATAAAGCGACCGTTGATTTTATAGTGAGGGCGCCTTCGCATTACCGCATAATAGCTAATGGCATTAGGAAAGAAGAAAGGGCAGCTGGCAACAATGAAACCATTACACGATATGAGGAAAACACCCCTATTCCAACGAAAGTAATGGTTATCGGAGCAGCTCCTTTTCTGGTTAGAAACACTGGTAAAGTAAAGGGTATACCAGTGAGCAGCTGGCTGTTCGAGGGGGAGAAGAATGTAACGGCCTATGATACGGCGCCCTTTATACTAACTTTTTTCATTCGCAAAATAGGTCCTTTTTCATATAAAAAGCTTGCCAATGTTCAGTCGAAAACCAGGTTTGGAGGGATGGAGAATGCAGGAGCAATTTTCTATTTCGAGGAGTCGCCTGCTTATCCGGGCGTTGAGAGCCTTGTTGCACACGAAATAGCGCATCAGTGGTTCGGCGACGCTGCAACGGAAAAAGATTGGTCGCATGTATGGTTGAGTGAAGGTTTTGCAACGTATTTGAGCAACGTTTACCTGGAGGATAAATATGGACCAGACTCGTTGAGGAGACTGATGACCCAGCAGCGAAACAAAGTGCTGAAATTCGAAAAAAAGCGCTTCACTCCAATTATCGATCATGTGCAGTCTGACTATATGCAGATTCTGAATGCAAATAGTTACGAGAAGGCTGCGTGGGTACTGCATATGCTTCGCCGTGAGATGGGGGATGCCGCTTTTTGGAAGGCCACCAGGAAATACTACAAGAAATATCGTAATAAAAATGCCGACACTGATGATCTCCTTCGCATCTTTGAGCAGGTAGCTGGTAAAGATCTTGATACTTTTTTCAATCAATGGCTTTACCGTGCCGGGAATCCGAAACTAACCTTGAACTGGCGGTATCGTGCAGATTCAAAAAATCTTATTCTGCGCGTCACCCAGGAACAACCTGAACTTTATCAACTGCCTTTTGAATTCTCTATCCCCGGAGAACCGGGCCTGAGATCTGTACTTCTCAAAGACAGGGTGACTACCGTCGAAGTTCCGGTTGCGAGTGTCCCTGCAAGCGTTATTCCTGATCCGAATGTAAACCTGATGGCCGAAATAAAAGAGGATCCACAGAGATAG
- a CDS encoding DinB family protein, translating to MQKSLEIIKKTRLHLLELAGSLDIEQLNKVPEGFNNNIIWNLGHLVAAQQGVCYNRAGAGLTVDESFFQDYKPGSRPERFIDQAAAEEIKRLLFSTLDQFELDYKAGIFSNYTPWVTRYGVNISDIDTAINFLPFHEGLHLGYVLAQKRVILK from the coding sequence ATGCAAAAGTCTCTTGAAATTATAAAGAAAACGAGATTACACCTTCTTGAACTAGCGGGTAGTCTTGATATTGAGCAATTAAACAAAGTGCCTGAGGGCTTTAACAATAACATCATCTGGAACCTTGGTCACCTCGTTGCTGCGCAGCAGGGCGTGTGCTACAACCGTGCAGGCGCAGGTTTGACAGTAGATGAATCTTTTTTTCAGGATTACAAACCCGGATCCAGGCCTGAACGCTTTATAGACCAGGCGGCGGCAGAAGAAATCAAGCGCTTATTATTCTCTACGCTTGACCAATTTGAGCTGGACTATAAGGCCGGTATATTTTCAAATTATACGCCCTGGGTTACCCGTTACGGTGTTAATATTTCTGATATCGATACAGCTATTAATTTTCTTCCATTTCACGAAGGCCTGCACTTAGGTTATGTATTAGCTCAGAAGCGGGTGATCTTAAAGTGA
- a CDS encoding PAS domain-containing sensor histidine kinase, producing the protein MTDRVFQSLAEHSPNVNFAFDLTSGRFKYVNQAFRQLFNAEDEALTLDYVRSKISAADREYLRKCLVDLMEGVVYRTIEFRIEPGLEERWIRLSPFVLKSDSGTTIIGNATDITDEIVNINTLKKYTNKKNSVLNILAHDLRGSLGIANTLTQALTKEVTDPKLSNFIQIITKILKQSTDLITDLTQREFFETAEVDLVTQRVDIAAKLKEVMDEYRKSEWTTERIFNFSSSNESIFLELDDSKFMQVVNNLMTNALKFTKKQGVISLTVTDQKDSVLFTFSDDGIGIPEKCHAVLFEKFTEARRKGLNGEPTVGLGLSIVKMIVEWHKGRIWFESKENAGTTFYVEIPRN; encoded by the coding sequence ATGACAGACAGGGTTTTTCAGTCATTAGCAGAACATTCTCCTAATGTTAATTTTGCGTTTGACTTAACATCTGGCAGGTTTAAGTATGTAAATCAGGCGTTTAGGCAATTGTTTAATGCAGAGGACGAAGCTCTGACGCTGGATTATGTACGTTCAAAAATTTCTGCTGCCGATAGAGAATACCTGCGAAAATGTTTGGTTGATTTGATGGAAGGCGTTGTCTACAGGACTATTGAATTTCGCATCGAACCCGGGCTTGAGGAAAGATGGATTCGCTTGTCGCCATTCGTACTCAAATCTGATTCGGGCACGACGATCATTGGTAATGCCACAGACATTACAGACGAGATTGTTAATATTAACACACTAAAGAAATATACAAACAAGAAAAATTCGGTTCTTAATATACTTGCCCACGATCTAAGAGGTTCTCTTGGTATAGCAAACACCCTGACCCAGGCACTTACCAAAGAAGTAACCGACCCTAAGCTCTCTAATTTTATTCAAATCATTACTAAGATACTTAAACAGTCGACCGATCTTATTACGGATCTGACCCAGCGCGAATTCTTTGAAACTGCAGAGGTCGACCTGGTGACACAGCGTGTTGATATTGCGGCTAAATTAAAGGAGGTAATGGATGAATACAGAAAGTCTGAATGGACTACAGAAAGGATATTTAATTTTTCCAGCTCCAATGAAAGCATATTTCTTGAGCTGGATGACAGTAAGTTTATGCAGGTGGTGAATAATTTAATGACCAATGCCCTTAAATTTACAAAAAAGCAAGGTGTGATTTCATTAACAGTTACGGATCAGAAGGATTCCGTACTGTTTACTTTCAGCGATGATGGTATAGGCATTCCTGAAAAGTGTCACGCCGTTCTTTTTGAGAAGTTTACTGAGGCAAGGAGAAAAGGGCTGAACGGCGAACCGACTGTCGGACTTGGCCTATCGATTGTAAAAATGATCGTAGAATGGCACAAAGGGAGGATTTGGTTCGAAAGTAAAGAGAATGCAGGTACTACCTTTTATGTTGAGATTCCCCGTAATTAA
- a CDS encoding YtxH domain-containing protein — MSNQTKIIAALLAGVAVGAVAGLLLSPDSGEENREELAGWFKDMYRSSKEKAGELAEKGRNAVKSAQSKDFASATDDVEKTLGV, encoded by the coding sequence ATGAGCAATCAAACAAAAATTATAGCAGCGTTGCTTGCAGGAGTCGCAGTGGGTGCAGTAGCAGGACTTTTACTTTCTCCGGACAGTGGCGAAGAGAACAGGGAAGAGCTTGCCGGATGGTTTAAAGATATGTACAGGTCTTCAAAAGAGAAAGCCGGTGAGCTTGCCGAAAAGGGAAGAAATGCAGTAAAGTCTGCACAATCTAAAGACTTCGCGTCTGCAACTGACGATGTGGAGAAAACTCTGGGAGTATAA
- a CDS encoding DUF4268 domain-containing protein, with the protein MYTREQASQIKQAFWTTFGQYVSPHRSAEGLKTNWVNYKTGLKHVYFRMQADKKLAWIAIEITHVDEGIQELFFEQFLEFKPLLREYLGEEWEWQLHDKDDNNKTISRIYTQLPNVSIFNKDDWPQLISFFKPRIFALDRFWSDVKDGFDALRY; encoded by the coding sequence ATGTATACAAGGGAACAGGCTTCGCAAATAAAACAGGCTTTCTGGACTACTTTTGGACAATATGTCTCCCCTCACCGTTCGGCTGAAGGGTTAAAAACGAACTGGGTAAATTATAAAACGGGACTGAAACATGTGTATTTCAGAATGCAGGCGGACAAAAAACTGGCGTGGATAGCCATTGAGATCACCCATGTGGATGAAGGCATCCAGGAGCTGTTCTTTGAACAATTTCTGGAGTTTAAGCCGCTGCTGCGCGAATACCTTGGCGAAGAATGGGAATGGCAACTTCATGATAAAGACGACAATAACAAAACAATCAGCAGAATCTATACGCAGCTGCCGAACGTGAGTATTTTCAACAAGGACGACTGGCCACAGCTTATTTCATTCTTTAAACCACGTATCTTTGCATTGGACAGGTTTTGGTCTGACGTAAAAGACGGCTTTGATGCCCTAAGATATTAA
- a CDS encoding histone H1, with amino-acid sequence MEKFNQLKELVASMEADADKFYNKNSGAAGTRVRKALQEIKTLAQEIRNEVTEIKNKEK; translated from the coding sequence ATGGAAAAATTTAATCAATTAAAAGAGCTTGTGGCTTCTATGGAAGCAGATGCAGACAAATTTTACAACAAGAACAGCGGCGCTGCAGGTACCCGTGTTCGCAAAGCGTTACAGGAAATTAAAACCCTGGCACAGGAAATCAGAAACGAAGTAACTGAAATCAAGAATAAAGAAAAATAG
- a CDS encoding 5'-nucleotidase, lipoprotein e(P4) family: MKYKSLLLYTALCFTTVSCTVRISQTEGVSTDITKSGKLWASLWQQRAAEYDALCFQAYNVAKLRLDNSINASHPKPLAIVTDIDETVLDNSPNAVQQALLGKDFEQEAWYKWTSKAACDTVPGSYSFFKYAASKGVTVFYITNRDEREREATLKNLQKYGFPNADNEHLLLKQATSGKESRRKSVLTTHEIILLIGDNLSDFASLFDKKPEQERQAVTQNQSENFGKLFIVLPNATYGDWENAIFKYNYQLSPAQKEELIKNSLQKE, from the coding sequence ATGAAATACAAAAGTCTGCTCCTTTATACTGCACTCTGTTTTACAACAGTTTCATGTACCGTAAGAATAAGCCAAACGGAAGGCGTATCCACTGATATCACCAAATCCGGAAAACTATGGGCCAGTTTATGGCAACAGCGGGCTGCCGAATATGACGCCCTGTGTTTTCAGGCTTATAATGTTGCAAAGTTGCGCCTTGATAATTCGATAAACGCAAGCCATCCAAAACCACTGGCTATTGTAACAGACATTGACGAAACGGTACTCGACAACAGTCCAAACGCCGTGCAACAGGCCTTACTGGGAAAAGACTTCGAACAGGAAGCGTGGTATAAGTGGACCAGTAAGGCTGCTTGCGACACAGTACCGGGCTCATACTCTTTTTTTAAGTACGCCGCCTCTAAAGGGGTTACCGTCTTCTATATCACCAACCGCGACGAACGCGAAAGGGAGGCTACATTGAAAAATCTTCAGAAGTACGGCTTTCCTAATGCCGATAACGAACATTTACTTCTCAAACAAGCTACTTCAGGAAAGGAGAGCAGAAGAAAGTCGGTTTTAACAACACACGAAATCATTCTGCTTATAGGCGACAACCTTAGCGACTTCGCCTCCCTGTTCGACAAGAAACCGGAACAGGAAAGACAGGCTGTTACACAGAACCAGTCAGAGAATTTCGGAAAGCTTTTTATTGTACTGCCTAACGCAACATATGGCGATTGGGAGAATGCAATATTTAAATACAATTACCAGTTGAGCCCGGCTCAAAAAGAAGAGTTAATAAAGAATTCATTACAAAAAGAGTAG
- a CDS encoding cellulase family glycosylhydrolase has protein sequence MKRILIFFLLFSGLTVSARQGRWPEAKANQWYKSEAWMTGCNFQPSTAINQLEMFQKATFDPATIDKELGWAEGLGFNTMRVFLHHVAWTSDKEGFKKRLDEYLAISAKHHIKTMFVFFDDCWNDKYQAGKQPEPKVGVHNSGWLRDPGTDIRNNPDSLKMLEAYVKDILSTFKNDKRIVMWDLYNEPGNNGYIDRSLPLLKEVFTWARAVNPSQPLTAGVWNYGENFKNLNAFQLENSDIITYHHYGYADPHKKKIDDLRQYNRPLVCTEYMARRNGSLFQTIMPILKQEKVGAINWGFVSGKTNTIYAWDTPKPDGKEPELWFHDIYRKDGSAFSEYEIKAIRELTGKK, from the coding sequence ATGAAACGGATTCTGATTTTCTTCTTACTGTTCTCTGGCTTGACTGTTAGTGCCCGGCAGGGTAGATGGCCGGAGGCTAAAGCAAACCAATGGTATAAAAGCGAGGCCTGGATGACCGGCTGCAATTTTCAGCCTTCTACCGCAATTAACCAGCTTGAGATGTTTCAGAAGGCTACATTCGACCCTGCAACGATCGATAAAGAACTAGGCTGGGCAGAAGGATTAGGGTTTAATACGATGCGGGTATTTTTGCATCATGTGGCATGGACTTCAGACAAAGAGGGTTTTAAAAAGAGGCTGGATGAGTATCTTGCCATCTCTGCAAAACACCATATCAAAACAATGTTTGTGTTTTTCGACGACTGCTGGAACGATAAATACCAGGCAGGTAAACAGCCGGAGCCAAAAGTTGGCGTACATAACAGTGGCTGGTTGCGCGATCCGGGGACAGATATCAGGAACAATCCCGATAGTCTGAAGATGCTTGAGGCATATGTAAAAGACATCCTATCAACTTTTAAAAACGACAAGCGCATCGTGATGTGGGACCTTTACAATGAGCCCGGTAACAATGGCTATATCGACAGGAGCTTACCTCTTTTAAAAGAAGTATTTACCTGGGCCCGGGCTGTCAATCCGTCGCAACCTCTTACTGCCGGAGTATGGAATTATGGAGAGAATTTTAAGAATCTAAATGCTTTTCAGCTCGAAAATTCTGATATAATTACTTATCACCACTATGGTTATGCCGATCCTCATAAAAAGAAGATCGATGATCTGCGTCAATATAACCGCCCGCTGGTATGCACTGAATATATGGCCAGAAGGAACGGAAGCCTTTTTCAAACGATAATGCCTATTCTAAAACAAGAAAAGGTTGGAGCTATAAACTGGGGGTTTGTTTCAGGAAAGACAAACACTATTTACGCATGGGACACTCCCAAACCTGATGGAAAAGAACCTGAACTATGGTTTCATGATATTTACCGGAAGGACGGCTCTGCGTTTAGTGAATATGAAATAAAGGCAATCAGGGAGCTTACCGGCAAAAAGTGA
- a CDS encoding SelT/SelW/SelH family protein: MKPQITIEYCPRCGWMLRAAYMAQELLTTFSEELHGVLLQPSDVSGTYQIRVNETPVFDRETESRFPEIKELKQLIRDIVAPDKSLGHSDKK; this comes from the coding sequence ATGAAACCACAGATAACAATCGAATATTGCCCTCGTTGCGGCTGGATGCTGCGCGCAGCCTATATGGCCCAGGAACTTCTCACTACTTTTTCGGAGGAGCTGCACGGCGTTTTGCTACAGCCAAGTGACGTTAGCGGAACCTACCAGATCAGGGTAAATGAAACACCCGTTTTTGACCGCGAAACGGAAAGCCGCTTCCCTGAAATCAAAGAACTGAAGCAACTCATACGCGACATAGTGGCCCCTGATAAAAGTCTCGGACATTCGGACAAGAAATAG
- a CDS encoding protein-disulfide reductase DsbD family protein — translation MRLLRYLVVFMILAVNSASMVQAQDTAGAIPVDDIEFTDIAEAPADGTGSAVTDTDTVKAAKATQTVSAVSAPADKSAEQQSLWLIFIAGFAWGLAAIIMPCIFPMLPLTVSYFTKSADSRRQAVSKAILYGISIIVIYVVFGLLITVIFGADTLNDLSTNGIFNFAFFLLLLVFAASFLGAFEITLPSSWANKLDSKADNKGLSGIFFMAATLALVSFSCTGPLIGTLLVQAASMGALLGPAVGMFGFSLALAIPFAVLAMFPSMLKSLPRSGGWLNSVKVVLGFLELGFALKFLSNVDLAYHWNWFDREVFLSLWIVIAVMMGFYLLGKLKFAHDTELSFISIPRIFLSVIVFAFAIYLVPGLWGAPLTSVSAYLPPQSTQDFDLYTASLSGGGSGQTAKSGSKHKYADLFHAPLGLDAFFDYEEGMAYAKQTGKPVMIDFTGHACVNCRKMETTVWPDKQVLSRLQNDYVLIQLYVDDKGELPAEEQYVSKFSGKKIKTIGNKWSDFQASKFNANSQPFYVLLDHSGKVLVPPVGADYDPASYLKFLDSGLAAFGKK, via the coding sequence ATGAGATTATTACGATATTTAGTTGTCTTTATGATTCTTGCGGTAAATTCTGCAAGTATGGTACAGGCGCAGGATACTGCCGGTGCTATCCCGGTGGATGATATAGAATTTACTGATATTGCTGAAGCTCCTGCCGATGGTACGGGCAGTGCAGTAACCGACACGGATACTGTTAAGGCTGCCAAAGCAACGCAGACGGTGTCTGCGGTCAGTGCACCGGCAGATAAATCCGCGGAGCAGCAGTCGCTCTGGCTTATATTTATTGCAGGTTTTGCCTGGGGACTGGCGGCTATAATTATGCCGTGCATATTTCCGATGCTTCCACTGACGGTGAGCTATTTTACCAAGAGCGCCGACAGCAGAAGGCAGGCAGTAAGTAAGGCTATTTTATACGGCATTTCCATTATAGTTATCTATGTAGTATTTGGATTGCTGATAACGGTGATTTTTGGAGCGGACACCCTGAACGATCTCTCTACAAACGGAATATTTAATTTCGCGTTTTTTCTCCTTCTGTTAGTTTTCGCGGCCTCGTTTCTGGGTGCGTTTGAAATAACCCTTCCATCATCATGGGCCAATAAGCTCGATTCCAAGGCCGACAACAAAGGTCTGTCGGGGATTTTCTTTATGGCTGCTACGCTTGCGCTGGTATCTTTTTCGTGTACAGGGCCGCTTATTGGAACCCTTTTGGTGCAGGCCGCCAGCATGGGTGCTCTTTTGGGGCCGGCTGTCGGAATGTTTGGTTTTTCGCTGGCCCTGGCCATCCCTTTCGCAGTGCTGGCTATGTTTCCATCTATGCTTAAGTCGCTACCCAGATCGGGCGGCTGGCTCAATAGCGTGAAAGTTGTACTGGGATTCCTTGAGCTTGGTTTTGCGTTGAAGTTCCTTTCGAATGTTGATCTGGCCTACCACTGGAACTGGTTTGACAGAGAGGTATTTCTTTCACTCTGGATTGTTATCGCAGTGATGATGGGATTCTATCTTCTTGGAAAACTAAAATTTGCACATGATACAGAGTTAAGCTTCATATCTATTCCCCGCATCTTCTTGTCGGTTATTGTATTTGCTTTCGCCATTTATCTGGTGCCCGGGTTATGGGGAGCTCCGCTTACATCTGTTTCGGCATACCTGCCCCCTCAAAGCACGCAGGATTTTGATCTTTACACAGCCAGCCTAAGTGGCGGCGGCTCGGGACAAACGGCAAAATCTGGTTCGAAGCATAAATATGCCGATCTGTTCCATGCACCTTTAGGGCTCGATGCATTCTTCGACTACGAAGAGGGAATGGCATATGCTAAGCAGACAGGTAAACCCGTAATGATTGATTTTACCGGACATGCCTGCGTGAATTGCCGTAAAATGGAGACTACGGTATGGCCTGATAAGCAGGTGCTCAGTCGCCTGCAAAACGACTATGTGCTCATTCAGCTATACGTTGACGATAAAGGTGAGCTTCCTGCAGAAGAACAGTATGTTTCGAAGTTCAGCGGGAAAAAGATCAAGACGATCGGTAACAAGTGGAGTGATTTTCAGGCGTCGAAGTTCAATGCAAATTCACAGCCTTTTTACGTGCTTCTTGATCATTCAGGTAAAGTATTAGTACCACCAGTCGGTGCTGATTACGACCCCGCCAGCTATCTTAAATTTTTAGACAGCGGGCTTGCTGCGTTCGGAAAGAAGTAA
- a CDS encoding protein-disulfide reductase DsbD domain-containing protein, whose translation MRKIVLFVLVGLLSSTLHAQILKPVKWSYAAKRVSKTEAVVLIKATIENGWHIYSQHVGEGGPIPTSFTFSPSKTYTVQGKTIEPKPVSKFEKTFNMNVSYFEKSVVFQQRVKLNAAQAAVKGKLEFMACDDHQCLPPEEVEFSIPVK comes from the coding sequence ATGAGAAAAATTGTCTTGTTTGTATTAGTAGGGCTCTTAAGCAGCACCCTTCATGCGCAAATATTAAAACCTGTAAAATGGTCGTATGCCGCCAAACGCGTTAGTAAAACCGAAGCAGTAGTATTAATTAAAGCCACTATTGAGAATGGCTGGCATATCTATTCGCAGCATGTAGGAGAGGGGGGGCCAATACCGACCAGCTTTACATTCAGTCCGTCTAAAACATACACCGTGCAGGGGAAGACTATCGAACCAAAACCGGTAAGTAAATTTGAGAAGACCTTTAATATGAATGTAAGCTACTTTGAAAAGTCTGTAGTTTTCCAGCAGAGGGTAAAACTTAATGCTGCCCAGGCGGCCGTAAAGGGCAAGCTTGAATTTATGGCATGCGACGATCATCAGTGTCTTCCTCCTGAAGAAGTTGAGTTCAGTATCCCTGTAAAATAA
- a CDS encoding ATP-binding protein: protein MWNYSFFDYTSKPTYLKYVTAFLLVAVVTVLKICLFSTVGGETPFLLYFAVIIFITRYYGSRPAIFASVLTSIAISYFSLSPQNGFRLSPNEALQIIVFLGECFFLASLSFLQDRASEKLDEHRRVFQILVEKSSDCIMMLKLDGEIVYNSPSVVGVTGYSAEDLLGKQLWSLLMPEEITNVKEKFYQIASHPEKSIQFLHQLKHKNGHVIWIDSTIINLMEEPLVKCLVLNFSNVTDRVVRERQMEDFIGIASHELKTPLTSLKAYTQVLEMRMKKENNATSTILVNKIDKQINRVMGMIFNLLDVTKLQSGIMNLNVSDFDFNDLVYEIVEGIQGSCDKHQIVTDLGPSAVIHGDRERIGQVVTNLISNAIKYSPDASSVSVTTAVEDSTLKIFVTDYGIGIPENEIRSVFGRFYRVQSVRESFQGLGLGLFISSQIVERHGGEMGVISKVNEGSTFWFSLPL from the coding sequence ATGTGGAACTATAGTTTTTTTGACTACACCAGTAAACCTACGTACCTGAAATATGTAACCGCATTTCTTTTGGTTGCTGTTGTTACTGTTTTAAAAATTTGTTTGTTTTCGACTGTAGGAGGAGAGACGCCGTTTCTGCTTTATTTTGCAGTGATTATTTTTATCACAAGGTACTATGGAAGCCGACCGGCAATATTTGCAAGTGTTTTAACATCCATTGCGATAAGCTATTTTTCCCTTTCTCCACAAAATGGCTTTCGACTTTCACCTAATGAAGCTCTGCAGATCATCGTCTTTCTTGGTGAGTGTTTCTTTCTGGCAAGCTTAAGCTTTCTCCAGGACAGAGCTTCAGAAAAACTGGATGAACACAGGAGGGTTTTCCAAATCCTCGTGGAAAAGAGTTCAGATTGTATTATGATGCTGAAACTGGACGGAGAGATTGTATATAACAGTCCTTCTGTGGTGGGCGTAACGGGCTACTCAGCCGAGGATTTGCTAGGGAAGCAGCTTTGGTCGCTGCTGATGCCCGAAGAGATTACAAATGTTAAGGAAAAGTTTTACCAGATAGCATCGCATCCGGAAAAAAGCATTCAATTTCTGCACCAGCTTAAGCATAAAAACGGTCATGTCATTTGGATTGATAGCACTATTATTAACCTGATGGAAGAGCCGCTCGTGAAATGTCTTGTCCTGAATTTTTCAAATGTGACAGACAGGGTGGTGCGTGAACGTCAGATGGAGGATTTTATTGGCATTGCTTCGCACGAGTTAAAGACCCCCCTTACAAGCCTGAAGGCGTATACGCAGGTGCTTGAAATGCGGATGAAGAAAGAGAATAATGCAACATCTACTATCCTTGTAAATAAAATAGACAAGCAGATAAACAGGGTTATGGGGATGATATTCAATCTTCTGGATGTTACCAAACTCCAGTCGGGTATTATGAACCTCAACGTTTCGGATTTTGATTTCAATGATCTTGTTTACGAAATAGTGGAGGGGATACAAGGATCGTGCGACAAACATCAGATCGTAACAGATCTTGGTCCCTCGGCGGTTATACACGGTGACAGAGAACGAATAGGGCAGGTGGTAACAAATCTCATATCAAATGCTATAAAGTACTCGCCCGATGCCAGCTCCGTATCTGTTACAACCGCGGTAGAAGATAGCACTTTGAAAATCTTTGTTACTGATTACGGGATAGGGATACCCGAGAATGAGATCAGAAGTGTTTTTGGTCGGTTCTACCGCGTTCAAAGTGTTAGGGAATCATTTCAGGGCCTCGGGCTTGGATTGTTTATTTCTTCGCAGATTGTCGAGAGGCACGGTGGCGAAATGGGCGTCATAAGTAAGGTAAATGAAGGTTCCACTTTCTGGTTCAGTCTTCCTCTATAA